The Danio aesculapii chromosome 22, fDanAes4.1, whole genome shotgun sequence genomic sequence ACCATCGATTAAAAGAGTTGTTGACAATTAGTAGATCATTGATTGATCATTACTTCACATTTCTCTCCTAATGTAACTTTTCCTAATGTATTTTCAGACCTGGTTGTGAAACAGGAGGAGAGCGAAGAGTTGACTGAAGCCAAGGAGGCCAATCCATGCTctttgtgtggaaagagttttaaattTCAGTCAAAGTTAAGACAACATCAGACGAttcacactgaagagaaaccgtacacatgtactcagtgtgggaagagttttaaattTCAGTCAAACTTAAGACAACATCAGATGAttcacactgaagagaaaccATACACGTGTGATAGATGCGGCAAAACATTTTCAAGGCGTTCAGAGCTGAAGATCCATCTTAGACGTCATACAAACGAGAAGCCTTATTCctgctctgagtgtggaaagagttgtATTAGAGTTGGGGACTTTAACCGACACCAGATGATCCACATAGGTGTGAAAAAGCATGCCTGcattgagtgtgagaagacttttatcaGAGTTGGAGACTTAAACCGACACCAGAGGACTCAcagtggagagaaaccatacaagtgttcacactgcgacaagagatttgGTCTTTTACAAATCCTGAAAGCACATGAGCGGACTCACACTAGAGAGAGACCGTActcatgtactcagtgtgggaagagcttcagATATTCATCAAAACTTAATGAACACGTggtgatccacactggagagagaacACACACGTGTGATCAATGCGGCAAGGCATTCTTGAGGCGTGCAGACCTGAAGGCTCATCTTAGAATTCATACCAACGAGAGGCcttattcatgtttgttatgcggaaagagttttacatttaaaaaatgtttaagaaaACATGAacagatccacactggtgtgaaagagtttgcctgctttgagtgtgagaaaaCTTTTATTAGTGTTGGGCATTTGAAAAGGCACCAAGtggttcacactggagagaaaccgtacaagtgttcacactgcgacaagagatttgCTAGGTCAGAATGCCGGAAAGCACATgaaaggattcacactggagagaaaccgtacacatgtACTGAGTGTTGGAAGAGTTTTACACAATTATCAAACCTTAAATCACACatgctgatccacactggagagaaaacacacaaatgtgatcagtgCGGCAAAACATTCTTGAGGTCTTCAGAGGTGAAGAGCCATCTTAGAGTTCATGCAGTGGAGAGGCCTTAGTCGAGTTATCGGTTGGTAAAGATGTTTACACATCATCAAAATTTACCTCCCAGAAAACTCCATTCTGTTTTCACCAACATCAGATTTGATAGTTTAGCATATGTACATATTTTCCTGCACATGTCTATTTTTGAGGAGTCAAATGCACCTGCATTGATTTCTACATTTCCTGAAATGTCCAGGATTTAGCGTTTGCTTTCTACAGTCGTCATTagttgaatgattattttataccTTTCTCTTTATGCCTGATTTATAAGAGTTGTGGAGGCTTTTCTATGTGACGCGCTCGCCTTTGTACTATTATTTCCAACAACAGTTCTGTCATGATGAAACCGTGGTGAAGAAGAGATCAGCATGTGAAgttgctgaatgaatgaatttaattgtatattaaaaacaTGAGGAGTTTGTGGATACATTTAGAGGACACTCCTGAAAAGGTTTGTCACGCCACCATTACTCAGTCATGCatgttagagctgcacgatactggaaaaaactgacattgtaatATTCTGTATTTCTGCGATATGTTTTGGGATGTGAGTTAAACATCTCTATTTGGTAAGAGTTCTTCATCGACAAGGAGTGCATCTACATAACAtacaaacaaattacaaacataaATTAACACAAGAGCAAAGATACTAATGAAATAAACAGTTATTAAGAGTTTTCTGGAGAGTttaacagtattgaggtacagaaatgtaataatcagATGTAAGAGAACATTGTTTACAGTGGTCAACATTTAAAGCAgatcaaaacctttaatcaaAGGTGTCCTAAAACTATTTAACAACACCCATACTTGTCTCATCTACTCttgccttaaaaaaaataattcgcTCTGTTAGGATTAAACTATGCTTGTGTTTCTGAACTGTTTTCTGTTTAAACTCTTAATTATAATTAGGAGCACAGCTTGACATtgcagggtgacatggtggctcagtggtcagcactgtcacctcacagcaagaaggtcgccgggttgagtcctggttgggtcagttggcatttctgtgtgaagtttgcatggtCTTCCagtgttgacatgggtttcctacgggtgcttcggattcccccacagtccaaacacatgcgctataggtgaattgaataaactaaattgaccgtagtgtttgagtctgtataggtgtttcccaggactgggttgcagctggaagggcatccgctgtgtaaaacatatgctgaaagacttggtggttaattccgctgtggtgacccctgatgaataaaggaactaagccaggggtcaccaaacttgttccttgagggtcggtgtcctgcagatttttagctccaaccgtaatcaaacacacctgaacaagctgatCAAAtttttactaggtatacttgaaacatccaagcaggtgtgttgtggcaagttggagctaaaccctggagggacaccggccctccaggaccgagattggtgacccctgaagtaagccgaaggaaaatgaatgaatgaactcgaCATTgtagatcctgtgatgtgactattgcggattcaCACACTGCGATATATTACACCCATATTTCAGCTATTTTTATATTCAGAATTTATCAAAATACAAATCTTGAGTAATGTAGAATTTCCTAAATGAATATTCATCatctttattctttcatttagaGGATTTTCTGCAGATAGGCCTACAAATTGTGCCTGTTTAGATAACAGTAACTCACTTTTAAGAAATAAGATTTATTTAACCTGTTTGTTATCTCTTAAACCTGATACCAATTACATGATATGATACataattttattagtttcagGTAGTCCGTTTTGAAATGTTACCTTTAGTTAATCATCTTTTAATACTTTGTTAAAAGCGTTTGTTTAATGATGGTAGTTTTTTGCCTCACACATTGCTAAAAGCATATTTACATCACTAAAGAGGCACATGAACCAAACCAGCAGActaaaattcacaaaaatgttcGCTTAAGATGATTTCATTTGTCTACATTTGCAATTGTTTTGTAAACCGTTATTAGTTTGGCGCTTTTTCACGGTCCCATTTGCTCCCGCCTCGCAGCGATGACGTCGGCACTGACGCGTTCATTCAGCatcgagtcttcagagctgaggtgagtcgttgacgccttttctcgtgtttacacaacaataaaacacactttacagtttattaaagcgacaatctgcgactagtttctgcattgagttcacctctatctgtgtgtctgctgaccaaaacaatacagcagccagagaggagctctgagaggacaatatgagctcagtgtttgtgtttggttGTTAACGTTTGGGGTAATATCGCGAATTAAGATCTGTTAATGTGTCAAAATGTGACATTTGAGACTAAAAACATTAAGTTTTATGTCAATAGTTACTATTTATACCTCAAACTAATTAGACTATCgtagtttaattattttgttg encodes the following:
- the LOC130215588 gene encoding zinc finger protein 501-like, which gives rise to MSDPEPCRIKQEETEELIGVMVKEESEDEEKHHVKSEENTQSETEHSILMEIPAVKGLTCTQCGKSFKNKHTLKSHIKTHTGEKPYHCTDCGKSFTRSTSLRRHRKKYHNLVVKQEESEELTEAKEANPCSLCGKSFKFQSKLRQHQTIHTEEKPYTCTQCGKSFKFQSNLRQHQMIHTEEKPYTCDRCGKTFSRRSELKIHLRRHTNEKPYSCSECGKSCIRVGDFNRHQMIHIGVKKHACIECEKTFIRVGDLNRHQRTHSGEKPYKCSHCDKRFGLLQILKAHERTHTRERPYSCTQCGKSFRYSSKLNEHVVIHTGERTHTCDQCGKAFLRRADLKAHLRIHTNERPYSCLLCGKSFTFKKCLRKHEQIHTGVKEFACFECEKTFISVGHLKRHQVVHTGEKPYKCSHCDKRFARSECRKAHERIHTGEKPYTCTECWKSFTQLSNLKSHMLIHTGEKTHKCDQCGKTFLRSSEVKSHLRVHAVERP